Proteins encoded in a region of the Zunongwangia endophytica genome:
- a CDS encoding bifunctional riboflavin kinase/FAD synthetase — translation MKIHKGAHEFESDKPTVVTIGTFDGVHAGHKKIIARLVDSAKANNLESVILTFFPHPRMVLQKESGIKLINTILERTEILEQSGMDHLVIHPFTMQFSRLSAREFVKDILVEKLKAKKVIIGYDHRFGRNRTANIDDLKAFGEEFDFEVEEITRQDIEEVAVSSTKIRNALEEGLVEKANTYLQYPFSLEGKVVRGRGLGKDFGYPTANIKIEEDYKLIPKNGVYVVRSIIDDKNYFGMMSIGTNPTVGGVSKTIETYFFDLDKDLYEKNLKIELLIRIRDEKKFDSVEELKTAMRQDQAFSMQYIKDNYVE, via the coding sequence TTGAAAATACATAAAGGAGCGCATGAGTTTGAAAGTGACAAACCAACGGTTGTAACCATTGGTACGTTTGATGGAGTGCATGCAGGGCATAAAAAAATTATAGCACGTTTGGTCGATAGTGCAAAGGCCAACAATTTAGAATCTGTAATTCTTACATTTTTTCCGCATCCCAGAATGGTCTTGCAAAAAGAAAGCGGAATCAAATTGATCAATACTATTTTAGAGCGTACCGAGATTTTAGAGCAAAGTGGTATGGATCATTTGGTAATCCATCCTTTTACCATGCAGTTTTCCAGGCTAAGTGCCAGAGAGTTTGTAAAAGATATTCTGGTTGAAAAATTAAAAGCCAAAAAAGTAATTATTGGTTATGATCATCGATTTGGTAGAAATCGTACAGCAAATATCGATGATCTTAAAGCTTTTGGAGAAGAGTTTGATTTTGAAGTTGAAGAAATTACAAGACAGGATATCGAAGAAGTAGCCGTAAGTTCTACAAAGATTCGAAATGCTTTAGAAGAAGGACTTGTAGAAAAAGCTAATACTTACCTGCAGTATCCATTTTCTCTGGAAGGAAAAGTTGTAAGAGGTCGTGGTCTGGGGAAAGATTTTGGTTATCCTACCGCCAATATTAAAATTGAAGAAGATTATAAGCTTATACCTAAAAATGGCGTTTATGTAGTAAGATCTATAATAGACGACAAGAATTACTTCGGAATGATGAGTATAGGAACTAATCCTACTGTAGGAGGCGTTTCAAAAACTATCGAAACTTACTTCTTTGATCTGGATAAAGATCTTTATGAGAAAAATTTAAAGATCGAATTACTTATAAGAATCAGAGACGAGAAAAAATTTGATTCGGTTGAAGAATTGAAAACAGCAATGCGTCAGGATCAGGCATTTTCTATGCAATATATAAAAGATAATTATGTGGAATAA
- a CDS encoding HTTM domain-containing protein, which translates to MWNKWLFKQVDNSGLVFFRIAFGLLIALEAFGGIFTGWVRRTLVEPNFTFNFIGFEFLQPLPGDLMYYYYGLMGVFGLLVMIGFKYRFSMACYTIMWASVYLMQKSSYNNHYYLLMLLCFIMVFLPAHRALSYDAWKNKAIRSLSMPRWVWLFIVIQLFIVYTFASVAKLYPDWLDATVPEMLMRGKKDFWLVGEFLQRDWIKWVIAYFGLVFDLLIVPMLLWKRTRLPFFILAVFFHLFNSFIFHIGIFPYLSLAFCVFFFPTEQVNKYLLRNKKAHYDGDEVIVPQQKGLLKLAIIVWFVVQISLPLRHWFIKDNVLWTEEGHRLSWRMMLRTKSGRATFKVVEKGTTDTIFVKKQDYLSRKQRRAINSKPDMIWQFSQRLKDEYAAQGKDVQVFVNARVAVNGRSYERLIDPKVDIANEEWNHFGHHDWILPSNLDK; encoded by the coding sequence ATGTGGAATAAATGGCTTTTTAAGCAGGTAGATAATTCAGGATTAGTATTTTTTAGAATTGCTTTTGGATTATTAATTGCGCTTGAGGCTTTTGGAGGTATTTTTACAGGATGGGTACGCCGCACCCTGGTAGAACCAAATTTCACCTTCAATTTTATAGGTTTTGAATTTTTGCAGCCACTGCCTGGAGACCTTATGTATTACTACTATGGTCTTATGGGAGTTTTTGGCCTTCTGGTTATGATTGGCTTTAAATATCGATTTTCGATGGCCTGCTATACAATTATGTGGGCTTCGGTTTATTTAATGCAAAAGTCATCGTATAACAATCACTATTACCTTTTAATGCTGCTATGCTTTATCATGGTGTTCTTACCGGCGCATAGAGCATTATCTTACGACGCCTGGAAAAACAAGGCCATTCGATCACTATCAATGCCAAGATGGGTTTGGCTCTTTATTGTAATCCAGTTATTTATAGTGTACACGTTTGCTTCAGTAGCTAAATTATATCCCGATTGGTTGGATGCTACAGTGCCAGAAATGTTAATGCGTGGCAAGAAAGACTTTTGGCTGGTAGGCGAATTTCTTCAGCGAGATTGGATAAAATGGGTAATTGCTTATTTCGGGTTAGTTTTCGATTTATTAATTGTTCCGATGCTACTCTGGAAGCGAACGCGTCTTCCGTTTTTTATACTAGCGGTATTCTTTCATTTATTCAATAGCTTTATTTTTCATATTGGGATATTTCCGTATTTATCTTTAGCATTTTGTGTGTTCTTTTTTCCAACAGAGCAAGTGAACAAATATTTACTTCGGAATAAAAAAGCGCATTATGACGGTGATGAAGTAATAGTTCCGCAGCAAAAAGGATTGTTGAAATTGGCCATAATCGTATGGTTTGTAGTGCAAATTTCCTTACCGCTACGCCATTGGTTTATTAAAGACAATGTTTTGTGGACAGAAGAAGGGCATCGTCTTAGCTGGCGTATGATGCTTAGAACAAAAAGCGGAAGGGCAACTTTTAAAGTGGTAGAAAAAGGCACTACAGATACGATATTCGTTAAAAAACAAGACTATCTTTCTAGAAAACAGCGCAGGGCGATTAATTCAAAGCCCGATATGATCTGGCAATTTTCTCAACGCTTGAAAGATGAATATGCGGCGCAGGGCAAAGACGTACAGGTTTTTGTAAATGCACGAGTTGCGGTAAACGGGAGATCTTACGAAAGGTTGATAGATCCTAAAGTGGATATCGCTAATGAGGAGTGGAATCATTTTGGGCATCACGATTGGATTTTGCCTTCTAATTTAGATAAATAA